DNA sequence from the Atribacteraceae bacterium genome:
GTCGCGGTCGCGGTCGCTGAACAGGCTCGCCGGGAAGGGCTCTCTCGCCGATCTCTTGGCGCGGACGAAGTACGGGCGGAGGCTGTGGCTTTGATCAGCCGGTCACAGGGGATGGTCAAGCGGATGATGGAAGAGGGGTTTATCCGCATACCGGAAGAAGAGAGGCCATGAAAGAGATCGCTTGGAACGACCTCGTCAGCCGCGTGGCGGGTGCCCTGCGGGAGATGAATATCGTTCCCACTCCGGTTCTGCAACAGGAAATGGAGCGGGTCTATGTACAGGAAACAGGACCCGGTCGGGACATGACCGGACAGATTCTCGAAAACTATCGGGAAGCTGGCCGTACCGGCTTCCCCCTATGCCAGGATACCGGAATGGTCAGCATGGACGTTTGTCTCGGGACTGAAGTGAAAATCACCGGCGGTGCCCTGGTCTGGGCTCTTGATGAAGGGATCCGGCAGGCTTACCAGACCGGCTGGTTTCGGAATTCGATCCTATCTGATCCTCTGTTCGGCACCAACACCGGGGACAATACCCCGGGGATTTATACTTTCGAAATCGTACCCGGCGAAGTGTTCCGGATCAAACTCCTGGTCAAAGGTGGGGGCTGTGACAATTTGAGTAGCCTGGCCATGCTCGAGCCAGGAAGCGGAAGCGAAGGAGTGGAAGAATTCCTGTGTCGGGTCATCCGGGAAAAAGCCGGACAGGCCTGCCCTCCTCTGGTGGTCGGGGTAGGCATCGGGGGGTCCGCCGCCTCAGTCATGCACATCGCGACCCGAGCCCTGTCTCGTCCCCTGAGGAGTCGCCATACCGATGACCGGTACCGGTACCTCGAGGACCGCTGGAAAGAAGTGGTCAACCGGACGGGGATCGGGCCCCAGGGGATCGGCGGAAAAACCACCTGCCTGGAAGTACGGGTGGAAGCGAAGCCCTGTCATATTGCCAGTGTTCCGGTGGGGATCGTCGCCAGTTGTCATGTGTTCCGGCAACGGGAACTGGAGTGGTAAGATGTATTTCCCGGAAGCGCGAATTATCCAAGCGCCGATTTCACAAGAACAGGTGTTGGACTTAGAAGCCGGCCAATGGGTCAGGCTGTTCGGTGCGGTCATTCTGGCGCGGGATACTACTCATCAAAAGCTTGTGGAAGACTTGGCTAAAGAGATTGATCCGCCGGTCCCCCTGGCTGGTTCGGTGATTTATTATGCCGGGCCCACGCCGGTTCCTCCGTACCGGGTCGTCGGTTCGATTGGCCCGACCACGGCCCAACGGATGGATCGCTTTTTACCGTTTTTTTTCGGCCAAGGAGTGCGGGCGACCATTGGAAAAGGCGAACGGAGTCGCGAGGCCTTTGAGCTTCACCAGCGATATCGGGCGATCTATTTTCT
Encoded proteins:
- a CDS encoding fumarate hydratase C-terminal domain-containing protein, with the protein product MYFPEARIIQAPISQEQVLDLEAGQWVRLFGAVILARDTTHQKLVEDLAKEIDPPVPLAGSVIYYAGPTPVPPYRVVGSIGPTTAQRMDRFLPFFFGQGVRATIGKGERSREAFELHQRYRAIYFLACGGAAAYLSRFITACELLAYPELGTQALRRVHLAGLPVLVAYDARGGNIFHYAVKT
- a CDS encoding fumarate hydratase, translating into MKEIAWNDLVSRVAGALREMNIVPTPVLQQEMERVYVQETGPGRDMTGQILENYREAGRTGFPLCQDTGMVSMDVCLGTEVKITGGALVWALDEGIRQAYQTGWFRNSILSDPLFGTNTGDNTPGIYTFEIVPGEVFRIKLLVKGGGCDNLSSLAMLEPGSGSEGVEEFLCRVIREKAGQACPPLVVGVGIGGSAASVMHIATRALSRPLRSRHTDDRYRYLEDRWKEVVNRTGIGPQGIGGKTTCLEVRVEAKPCHIASVPVGIVASCHVFRQRELEW